The following coding sequences are from one Paenibacillus sp. FSL R5-0912 window:
- a CDS encoding 2-oxoglutarate dehydrogenase E1 component, translated as MAIKEPYNESVWSKYYGPNLGYIQEKYEQFVKDPSSVEHHYRDLFTVSGPPPLAPDAVKTPPPAISGDTEWLKKAVKASKLMANIRIYGHMAADIDPLERSTNPMAKWLEIETYELTREDLNALPASLIWENAPEGVHTAMDAVHRMRQAYTQTIAYEFGHVHDERELRWLNSQAESTTSPAPLNHAERKELLKRLIQVEQFETFLHKTFVGQKRFSLEGNDALVPMLDEIVRAAAHDGAEHILMGMAHRGRLNVLAHILGKPYDIIFSEFHHSPNKELFPSEGSMGVTYGWSGDVKYHLGADRAVREGETVRTRITLANNPSHLEFVNPVVEGFTRAAQEERGTPGLPKLNTDKAMAVLMHGDAAFPGEGIVAETLNIGKLQGYQNGGTVHIIVNNRIGFTTESEDSRSTHYASDLAKGYEIPVVHVNADDPEACIAAVRMASAYRHLFKKDFLIDLIGYRRHGHNEMDDPETTQPMVYGKVRNHPTVYRVYAERLQREKVVTADEVKSMIAEAENVLQQAFEQMKEGKQKNAESKTSVVLDTGTPVHRPTAVPLASLQEINRELLSVPAGFTVYPKLERILQRRKDALNDGERVDWALAETLAFATILKDGTPIRLSGQDSQRGTFAHRHLVLHDSESGELFSPLHQLKDSRASFGVYNSPLSEASVLGYEYGYNVFAPETFVLWEAQYGDFANAAQVIIDQFISAGRAKWTQRSNLAILLPHGYEGQGPEHSSGRLERYLQLSAEENWTVANLTCAAQYFHLLRRQAALCGQPDARPLVIMAPKSLIRNPRSTSAGADLASGSFQPVLPEPLLGSKPEEVKRLVVCSGKVAIDLQTELEAARGQDFSWLHILRLEQLYPFPERELGAHLSSFRSLQEIVWVQEEPKNMGGWSYAESRLRAIAPQNVTVQYIGRPERSSPASGYADVHSFEQRRIVREALKLNAQVQAPVPSS; from the coding sequence ATGGCCATCAAAGAGCCCTATAACGAATCTGTCTGGAGCAAGTATTACGGTCCCAATCTGGGCTACATTCAGGAGAAATACGAGCAGTTTGTCAAGGACCCTTCTTCCGTAGAGCATCATTACCGCGATCTGTTCACAGTATCCGGCCCGCCTCCCCTGGCTCCGGATGCCGTCAAGACGCCTCCACCCGCCATCTCGGGAGATACGGAGTGGCTCAAGAAAGCTGTTAAAGCTTCCAAGCTAATGGCTAACATTCGAATATACGGCCATATGGCTGCCGATATCGATCCGCTGGAGCGGAGCACCAACCCGATGGCGAAATGGCTGGAGATCGAGACCTATGAGCTGACGCGCGAAGATCTGAATGCCCTGCCGGCTTCGCTGATCTGGGAGAATGCCCCTGAGGGCGTGCATACCGCTATGGATGCCGTTCACAGAATGCGCCAGGCCTACACACAGACCATCGCCTATGAATTCGGGCATGTGCATGACGAGCGTGAGCTGCGCTGGCTCAACAGCCAGGCGGAATCCACGACGTCGCCTGCTCCACTGAACCATGCGGAACGCAAAGAGCTGCTGAAACGCCTGATTCAGGTAGAACAGTTCGAGACCTTCCTGCACAAGACCTTCGTCGGCCAGAAGCGCTTCAGCCTGGAAGGCAATGATGCGCTCGTACCTATGCTGGATGAAATTGTCCGCGCTGCCGCACATGACGGCGCTGAGCATATCCTGATGGGTATGGCCCACCGCGGAAGACTTAATGTGCTGGCCCACATTCTGGGCAAACCTTATGATATTATTTTCTCGGAATTCCATCATTCGCCGAACAAGGAGCTCTTCCCGTCCGAAGGCTCTATGGGTGTCACCTATGGCTGGAGCGGTGATGTGAAATACCATCTAGGCGCCGACCGCGCCGTCCGTGAAGGCGAAACCGTGCGTACCCGCATCACGCTTGCCAACAACCCGAGCCATCTCGAGTTCGTGAATCCGGTCGTTGAAGGCTTCACGCGTGCAGCCCAGGAGGAACGGGGGACCCCCGGCCTGCCTAAGCTGAATACGGACAAAGCCATGGCCGTGCTTATGCATGGCGATGCCGCCTTCCCTGGTGAAGGTATTGTTGCGGAAACACTTAATATCGGCAAATTGCAAGGTTATCAGAATGGCGGCACTGTGCATATTATCGTCAATAACCGGATCGGCTTCACCACCGAAAGTGAAGATTCCCGCTCCACGCATTACGCCAGTGATCTGGCGAAGGGCTATGAGATCCCGGTAGTGCATGTCAATGCCGATGACCCCGAAGCCTGTATTGCTGCGGTCCGTATGGCCAGCGCTTACCGCCATTTGTTCAAGAAGGATTTCCTGATTGATCTGATCGGGTACCGCCGCCACGGCCATAATGAGATGGATGATCCGGAAACCACCCAGCCGATGGTATATGGCAAGGTTCGCAACCACCCTACCGTCTACCGCGTTTATGCGGAACGCCTGCAGCGCGAGAAGGTCGTTACAGCCGATGAGGTGAAGAGCATGATTGCCGAGGCCGAGAATGTGCTGCAGCAGGCCTTCGAGCAGATGAAGGAAGGGAAACAGAAGAACGCCGAGTCCAAGACTTCGGTCGTCCTGGATACGGGAACACCGGTGCACCGCCCTACAGCGGTTCCGCTGGCCAGTCTCCAGGAGATTAACCGTGAGCTGCTGAGCGTACCGGCCGGCTTCACGGTCTATCCGAAGCTGGAGCGGATTCTGCAGCGGCGCAAGGATGCGCTGAATGACGGCGAGCGGGTAGACTGGGCGCTGGCTGAAACCCTGGCCTTCGCTACCATTCTGAAGGATGGCACGCCGATCCGCCTCAGCGGACAGGATTCACAGCGCGGCACCTTCGCTCACCGCCACCTTGTCCTGCATGACAGTGAGAGCGGGGAGCTCTTCTCCCCTCTTCACCAGCTTAAGGATTCCCGCGCCTCCTTCGGCGTCTACAACAGCCCGCTGTCAGAAGCCTCTGTACTCGGCTATGAATACGGCTATAATGTGTTCGCACCGGAGACCTTCGTGCTCTGGGAAGCGCAATACGGTGATTTCGCCAATGCCGCCCAAGTCATTATTGACCAGTTCATCTCCGCCGGACGCGCCAAGTGGACACAGCGCAGCAATCTTGCGATTCTGCTGCCGCATGGATATGAAGGCCAGGGACCGGAACATTCCAGCGGTAGGCTGGAACGTTATCTGCAGCTCTCCGCTGAAGAGAACTGGACCGTAGCGAACCTGACCTGCGCGGCCCAGTATTTCCATCTGCTGCGCCGTCAGGCTGCACTCTGCGGACAGCCCGATGCCCGGCCGCTGGTAATCATGGCACCGAAGAGCCTGATCCGCAATCCGCGCAGCACCTCGGCCGGTGCTGATCTCGCCTCCGGCAGCTTCCAGCCCGTGCTTCCGGAACCGCTGCTCGGCAGCAAGCCTGAAGAGGTCAAGCGCCTGGTGGTATGCAGCGGCAAGGTCGCCATCGACCTGCAGACTGAGCTGGAAGCCGCCCGCGGACAGGACTTCTCCTGGCTGCATATTCTCCGCCTGGAGCAGCTGTATCCGTTCCCTGAACGTGAGCTTGGCGCACATCTCAGTTCGTTCCGTTCCCTGCAGGAAATCGTCTGGGTGCAGGAGGAGCCGAAGAATATGGGCGGCTGGAGCTACGCTGAATCCCGGCTGCGCGCCATTGCCCCGCAGAATGTTACCGTCCAGTATATCGGCCGTCCGGAGCGCTCCAGCCCGGCCAGCGGTTATGCGGATGTGCACAGCTTCGAGCAGCGGCGCATTGTTAGAGAAGCCCTGAAACTTAACGCTCAAGTACAAGCACCTGTACCGTCTTCCTGA